From one Pseudomonas fluorescens genomic stretch:
- the tssE gene encoding type VI secretion system baseplate subunit TssE, protein MVAEIAARDRLQPSLLDRLTDDEPGNLQEANDKRVLSLNQLKASVLRDLTWLLNTTSLLAAGATLNTPAGTSVVNYGLPALAGNSASNIDISALESIIYQAIATFEPRILRSSLRVRAQVAPGEMNNNALSFEIEGDLWAQPAALPLLLRTDLDLESGHVRVAPAERRRRP, encoded by the coding sequence TTGGTAGCCGAAATCGCTGCACGTGACCGCCTGCAGCCTTCGCTGCTCGATCGTCTGACCGACGATGAGCCCGGCAACCTGCAAGAAGCCAACGACAAACGTGTGCTGTCGCTGAACCAGCTCAAGGCGTCGGTACTGCGCGATCTCACCTGGCTGCTCAATACCACCTCGTTGCTTGCTGCTGGCGCCACCCTCAACACCCCCGCCGGCACCTCGGTGGTCAATTACGGCCTGCCGGCACTGGCCGGTAACAGCGCCTCGAATATTGATATCAGCGCACTGGAGAGCATCATTTACCAGGCCATCGCCACCTTCGAACCGCGCATCCTGCGCAGCAGCCTGCGGGTTCGCGCCCAGGTCGCCCCGGGTGAAATGAACAACAACGCCCTGAGTTTCGAGATCGAAGGCGACCTGTGGGCCCAGCCGGCGGCACTGCCATTGCTGCTGCGCACTGACCTGGACCTGGAATCCGGGCATGTCCGAGTTGCCCCCGCCGAGCGCCGGAGACGTCCATGA
- a CDS encoding Hcp family type VI secretion system effector, whose protein sequence is MAVDIFIKIGDIKGESMDKAHKDEIDVLNWSWGMAQSGNMHMGGGGGAGKVNIQDLSLTKYVDKSSPNLMMHCSSGKHIDKVKLTVRKAGGESQVEYLIINLEEVLISSLSTGGSGGDDRLTENVTLNFGKVTVDYQPQKADGTKDGGPVKYGWNVRQNVKI, encoded by the coding sequence ATGGCAGTTGATATTTTCATCAAGATTGGCGACATCAAGGGCGAGTCCATGGACAAGGCCCACAAGGACGAAATCGATGTGCTGAACTGGAGCTGGGGCATGGCCCAGTCCGGCAACATGCACATGGGCGGTGGCGGTGGCGCCGGCAAGGTCAACATCCAGGACCTGTCGCTGACCAAGTACGTCGACAAATCCAGCCCCAACCTGATGATGCATTGCTCCAGCGGCAAGCACATCGACAAGGTCAAGCTGACCGTGCGCAAGGCCGGTGGTGAAAGCCAGGTCGAGTACCTGATCATCAACCTCGAAGAAGTGCTGATCAGCTCGCTGAGCACCGGCGGCTCGGGTGGCGATGACCGCCTGACCGAAAACGTCACCCTGAACTTCGGCAAGGTCACGGTCGATTACCAGCCGCAGAAAGCTGACGGCACCAAAGACGGCGGCCCGGTCAAGTACGGCTGGAACGTGCGCCAGAACGTCAAGATCTGA
- the tssC gene encoding type VI secretion system contractile sheath large subunit yields MTDPMRDTQAQPAATEQASEFASLLLQEFKPKTERAREAVETAVRTLAEQALAQTDLVSNDAIKSIESIIAAIDAKLTAQVNQVIHHPEFQKLESAWRGLHYLVNNTESDEQLKIRVLNISKPDLHKTLKKFKGTAWDQSPLFKKMYEEEYGQFGGEPYGCLVGDYYFDQSPPDVELLGELSKVCAAMHSPFIAAASPTVMGMGSWQELSNPRDLTKIFTTPEYAGWRSLRESEDSRYIGLTMPRFLARLPYGAKTDPVEAFAFEEDTDGADSAKYTWANAAYAMAVNINRSFKYYGWCSRIRGVESGGEVQNLPAHTFPTDDGGVDMKCPTEIAISDRREAELAKNGFMPLLHKKNTDFAAFIGAQSLQKPAEYDDPDATANANLAARLPYLFATCRFAHYLKCIVRDKIGSFKEKDEMQRWLQDWILNYVDGDPAHSTETTKAQHPLAAAEVVVEEVEGNPGYYNSRFYLRPHYQLEGLTVSLRLVSKLPSAKGA; encoded by the coding sequence ATGACCGATCCGATGCGTGATACCCAGGCCCAGCCAGCGGCCACCGAGCAAGCCAGCGAGTTCGCCTCGCTGTTGCTGCAAGAATTCAAACCCAAGACCGAGCGTGCCCGCGAGGCCGTCGAAACCGCGGTACGTACCCTGGCCGAACAGGCCCTGGCGCAAACCGACCTGGTGTCCAATGACGCGATCAAGTCGATCGAATCGATCATTGCCGCCATCGACGCCAAGCTCACCGCCCAGGTCAACCAGGTGATCCACCACCCCGAGTTCCAGAAGCTGGAAAGCGCCTGGCGTGGCCTGCACTACCTGGTCAACAACACCGAGAGCGACGAGCAGCTGAAAATCCGCGTGCTCAACATCTCCAAGCCCGACTTGCACAAGACCCTGAAGAAATTCAAGGGCACGGCCTGGGACCAGAGCCCGCTGTTCAAGAAGATGTACGAAGAGGAATACGGCCAGTTCGGCGGCGAGCCGTATGGCTGCCTGGTCGGCGACTACTACTTCGACCAGTCGCCACCGGATGTCGAGCTGCTCGGCGAGCTGTCCAAGGTGTGTGCCGCCATGCACTCGCCATTCATCGCTGCGGCCTCGCCGACCGTGATGGGCATGGGTTCGTGGCAGGAGCTTTCGAACCCGCGCGACCTGACCAAGATCTTCACCACCCCCGAGTACGCCGGCTGGCGCTCGCTGCGTGAATCGGAAGACTCGCGCTACATCGGCCTGACCATGCCGCGCTTCCTGGCGCGCCTGCCGTATGGTGCCAAGACCGACCCGGTGGAAGCCTTCGCCTTCGAAGAAGACACCGACGGCGCCGACAGCGCCAAGTACACCTGGGCCAACGCCGCTTACGCGATGGCAGTGAACATCAACCGCTCGTTCAAGTACTACGGCTGGTGCTCGCGGATTCGCGGCGTCGAGTCGGGTGGCGAAGTGCAGAACCTGCCGGCGCACACCTTCCCCACCGATGACGGTGGCGTGGACATGAAGTGCCCGACCGAAATCGCCATCTCCGATCGCCGTGAAGCGGAACTGGCGAAAAACGGCTTCATGCCGCTGCTGCACAAGAAGAACACCGACTTCGCTGCCTTCATTGGCGCCCAGTCGCTGCAAAAGCCTGCCGAATACGACGACCCGGACGCCACCGCCAACGCCAACCTGGCGGCACGCCTGCCGTACCTGTTCGCCACCTGCCGCTTCGCCCATTACCTGAAGTGCATCGTGCGCGACAAGATCGGCTCGTTCAAAGAGAAGGACGAGATGCAGCGCTGGCTGCAGGACTGGATCCTCAACTACGTCGATGGTGATCCGGCCCACTCCACCGAAACCACCAAGGCCCAGCACCCGCTGGCGGCGGCTGAAGTGGTGGTCGAAGAAGTCGAAGGCAACCCGGGCTACTACAACTCGCGCTTCTACCTGCGCCCGCACTACCAGCTCGAAGGGCTGACTGTGTCGCTGCGCCTGGTATCGAAGTTGCCATCGGCCAAGGGCGCCTGA
- the tssB gene encoding type VI secretion system contractile sheath small subunit — protein MANPSSQKFIARNRAPRVQIEYDVELYGAEKKVQLPFVMGVMADLAGKPAEPLAPVAERKFLEIDVDNFDSRLKAMQPRVAFHVPNELTGEGNLSLDITFESMDDFSPAAVARKVDSLNQLLEARTQLANLLTYMDGKTGAEEIIMKAIKDPALLQALASAPKPQDAEPNA, from the coding sequence GTGGCGAACCCCAGTTCTCAGAAATTCATTGCGCGCAATCGCGCGCCGCGGGTGCAGATCGAGTATGACGTCGAGCTCTACGGCGCCGAAAAGAAGGTCCAGTTGCCTTTCGTCATGGGCGTCATGGCCGACCTCGCGGGCAAGCCTGCCGAGCCGCTGGCGCCGGTCGCCGAGCGCAAGTTCCTGGAAATCGACGTCGACAACTTCGACTCGCGCCTCAAGGCCATGCAGCCACGGGTAGCTTTCCATGTGCCCAACGAGCTGACCGGCGAAGGCAACCTGAGCCTGGATATCACCTTCGAAAGCATGGATGACTTCAGCCCTGCCGCCGTGGCGCGCAAGGTCGATTCGCTGAACCAGCTGCTCGAAGCGCGGACCCAGCTGGCCAACCTGCTGACCTACATGGACGGCAAGACCGGCGCCGAAGAAATCATCATGAAAGCCATCAAGGATCCGGCCCTGCTCCAGGCCTTGGCCAGCGCGCCAAAGCCCCAGGATGCCGAGCCGAACGCTTAA
- the tssA gene encoding type VI secretion system protein TssA, with translation MNSAHLLAAVSENFPCGDDLEYDPDFLQLERDAQGKPERVMGDAIQPAEPPQWRQIEQSCNALLQRSKDLRVTHFLLQSALALHGIPGLASTLQLINELLRQYWPQVHPQLDADDDNDPTVRINALAGLVCDTNIALLRESLLTRSRAFGPISLRAALHASGLQHFASETLNADELGGALRDSDGEQLQAIREALQQAREAAEAIEQYVNEQVGSASGVDLSALKQPLRQAAQILAEHAPAAEQAANDASETSETSSADDSPSELASAMPAPTVARASADIASRDEVLRSLDRILKYYARHEPSSPLPVLLNRAKNLVNADFAAIVRDLIPDGLSQFETLRGPETD, from the coding sequence GTGAACTCAGCGCATTTGCTCGCTGCCGTTTCGGAGAACTTCCCCTGCGGCGACGACCTTGAATACGACCCGGACTTCCTGCAATTGGAGCGTGACGCCCAAGGCAAGCCCGAGCGTGTCATGGGTGATGCCATCCAGCCTGCCGAGCCCCCCCAATGGCGGCAGATCGAGCAGTCCTGCAATGCCCTGCTGCAACGCAGCAAAGACCTTCGCGTCACTCATTTCCTGTTGCAAAGTGCCCTCGCCTTGCACGGCATTCCCGGCCTGGCCAGCACCCTGCAACTGATCAACGAACTGTTGCGCCAGTACTGGCCACAGGTGCATCCGCAACTCGACGCCGATGATGACAACGACCCGACGGTGCGCATCAATGCCCTCGCCGGTCTGGTCTGCGACACCAACATCGCCCTGCTGCGCGAAAGCCTTCTGACCCGCTCCCGTGCTTTCGGCCCAATCAGCCTGCGCGCAGCCCTGCACGCCAGCGGCCTGCAGCACTTTGCCAGCGAGACGCTCAACGCCGACGAACTCGGCGGTGCCCTGCGCGACAGCGATGGCGAGCAACTGCAAGCCATCCGCGAGGCGTTGCAGCAGGCCCGCGAGGCCGCCGAAGCAATCGAGCAGTACGTCAACGAGCAGGTCGGATCGGCCAGCGGGGTTGATTTGAGCGCCCTCAAGCAGCCGCTGCGCCAGGCCGCACAGATTCTTGCCGAACACGCGCCGGCAGCCGAGCAAGCTGCCAACGACGCCAGCGAAACCAGCGAAACCAGCAGCGCTGACGACAGCCCGAGCGAGCTTGCCAGCGCAATGCCTGCGCCCACCGTTGCTCGTGCCTCGGCCGATATCGCCAGCCGCGACGAAGTGCTGCGCAGCCTTGACCGAATTCTCAAGTACTACGCCCGCCACGAGCCCTCGAGCCCGCTGCCGGTGCTGTTGAACCGCGCGAAAAATCTGGTGAATGCCGATTTTGCCGCGATCGTCCGCGACCTGATCCCAGATGGGCTGTCGCAGTTCGAAACCCTGCGCGGGCCTGAGACTGACTGA
- the tagH gene encoding type VI secretion system-associated FHA domain protein TagH, whose protein sequence is MSLSLTITSYHKITPGQCPEKFIESGAISIGRGPGNDWVLPDPERLVSSQHCVIQYKDGRYYLTDNSTNGVELIHAGVRLRRGNSEPLMDGEVIRIGEYEIQARIDSSFKMGDGNLHGADASNSFEALMANQAGAAPMPSNPATPAFIQGASSSDTLPDLFDFLAPASIAPVTQSDHVPAQQHDFRPPTPVPPAPASASPGVIPEDWDLFAEPESPTPAPIASPVETAVPMPAPVVEAPAQPADSSALVQAFLRGAGLEQLRIDNAQVEAQMEALGRSYRLMVEGLIDVLRARSSLKGEFRMQQTMIRPAENNPLKFAPNADEALLLLLRHGNHAFMAPDQAVRDSFDDLRAHQLAVMAGVEAAIKHLLARFEPVQLESRLGEPAGLSKLFGSSRQAQYWQQFTELYSKISREAEDDFQDLFGREFSRAYEEHSARLQRS, encoded by the coding sequence ATGTCGCTGAGTCTTACTATTACCAGTTATCACAAGATTACCCCTGGCCAATGTCCTGAAAAGTTCATCGAATCAGGTGCCATCAGTATTGGACGCGGCCCCGGTAATGACTGGGTGTTGCCCGATCCGGAACGTCTGGTTTCTTCACAACATTGTGTTATTCAATATAAAGACGGCCGCTATTACCTGACCGATAACAGCACTAATGGTGTTGAATTAATTCACGCCGGTGTTCGCTTGCGTCGCGGTAACAGTGAACCGTTGATGGATGGCGAAGTCATCCGTATCGGCGAGTACGAGATTCAGGCACGAATCGACTCAAGCTTCAAAATGGGTGATGGCAACCTGCATGGCGCTGACGCCTCCAACAGCTTCGAAGCGCTAATGGCCAATCAAGCCGGCGCCGCTCCGATGCCCTCGAACCCTGCTACGCCTGCGTTCATCCAGGGTGCGTCGAGTAGTGACACCCTGCCCGACTTGTTCGATTTTCTCGCCCCGGCCAGCATTGCACCGGTGACCCAGTCCGATCATGTACCGGCGCAGCAGCATGATTTCCGCCCGCCAACACCCGTCCCGCCTGCCCCTGCCTCGGCAAGCCCCGGGGTTATTCCCGAAGACTGGGACCTGTTCGCCGAACCTGAGAGCCCCACGCCCGCGCCGATAGCTTCGCCTGTCGAAACTGCCGTGCCAATGCCAGCACCTGTCGTCGAAGCCCCGGCACAACCCGCCGATTCAAGTGCGTTGGTCCAGGCCTTCTTGCGTGGCGCAGGTCTGGAGCAACTGCGTATCGACAACGCCCAGGTAGAGGCGCAGATGGAAGCCCTGGGTCGCAGTTATCGCTTGATGGTCGAGGGCTTGATCGATGTATTGCGCGCGCGCAGCAGCCTCAAAGGCGAGTTTCGTATGCAGCAGACGATGATCCGCCCGGCGGAAAACAACCCGCTCAAGTTCGCGCCGAATGCCGATGAGGCGCTGCTGTTGCTGCTGCGTCATGGCAACCATGCGTTCATGGCGCCGGACCAGGCGGTACGCGACAGTTTCGACGATCTGCGTGCTCACCAACTGGCCGTGATGGCGGGTGTCGAAGCAGCCATCAAACATCTGCTCGCGCGCTTTGAGCCTGTACAGCTGGAGTCGCGCTTGGGCGAGCCCGCCGGCCTGTCGAAACTGTTCGGCAGCTCGCGCCAGGCCCAGTACTGGCAGCAGTTCACCGAGCTGTACAGCAAGATTTCCCGGGAAGCCGAAGACGACTTCCAGGACCTGTTCGGGCGTGAATTCAGCCGCGCCTATGAGGAGCACAGCGCGCGTCTGCAGCGCTCCTGA
- the tssJ gene encoding type VI secretion system lipoprotein TssJ, producing MIRTMLMAAVTTLLLSGCSKDEVAAPLQPEVAGPTSVTLYFSAAAGLNPGANGQAAPVRVRIYELKNSANFNRADYFALADRAPATLGADLIDQDEVLVQPGEQLRIERPLSPTTRQIGLVVGYREVDQAQWRSLLPVPPLDYQISLDVRAVRGAVHTSPTSTAQ from the coding sequence ATGATTCGAACAATGCTGATGGCAGCGGTCACCACACTGCTGCTCAGTGGTTGCAGCAAGGATGAAGTCGCAGCACCGCTCCAGCCCGAGGTGGCAGGACCGACCAGCGTCACCTTGTATTTCAGTGCTGCCGCCGGGCTCAACCCGGGCGCCAACGGCCAGGCTGCGCCGGTACGCGTGCGCATCTACGAGCTGAAAAACAGCGCCAACTTCAATCGTGCCGATTATTTCGCCCTGGCCGACCGGGCCCCGGCGACCCTGGGCGCCGACCTGATCGATCAGGACGAGGTGCTGGTTCAGCCTGGTGAGCAACTGCGCATCGAGCGTCCACTGAGCCCGACTACCCGCCAGATTGGCCTGGTGGTTGGCTACCGCGAAGTCGATCAGGCGCAGTGGCGCAGCCTGCTGCCGGTGCCACCTCTGGACTACCAGATCAGCCTCGATGTTCGTGCTGTACGCGGCGCTGTCCATACCTCCCCAACCAGTACCGCCCAATAG
- the tssK gene encoding type VI secretion system baseplate subunit TssK: protein MSWNNRVVWSEGMFLGTQHFQQHDRYLENLIDARSRPLSAGAWGFSELLIDQGLLAQGKLAIVSARGLLPDGTPFNIPQDDLAPSPLNIDDNLRDGLVYLALPLKRAGARDTVDEGEALGGARYVSRVAEVRDDNAPFENRSPVALGSRALRLITADEGLSDYAALGLVRIKEKRADRALVLDDSYIAPVLDVSASKSLSAFRSELLGLLHQRGEALAGRVVASGAGGASEIADFMLLQLVNRAQPLVEHLSQLSPLHPERLYSELLSLAGEFATFCASNRRPGEFPVYQHDDLAASFTPVMQALREALSMLIDSKATPIPIVEKAYGIHVAMLADRSLLDNASFILVVRADVPSETLRGRFAQQSKIGAVEHIRDLVNLQLPGIGLLPLPVAPRQIPFHAGSTYYELDRGSEHWQQLQNAGGFAFYIAGEFPGLNLAFWAIRG, encoded by the coding sequence ATGTCCTGGAACAATCGTGTGGTCTGGTCGGAAGGCATGTTCCTCGGAACCCAGCACTTTCAACAACATGACCGCTACCTGGAAAACCTCATCGATGCTCGCAGCCGGCCGTTGTCGGCAGGTGCCTGGGGCTTTTCCGAATTGCTGATCGACCAGGGCCTGCTGGCCCAGGGCAAGCTGGCCATCGTCTCGGCTCGTGGCCTGCTACCCGATGGCACGCCGTTCAACATCCCCCAGGATGACCTGGCGCCCAGCCCGCTGAATATTGACGATAACCTGCGCGATGGCCTGGTGTACCTGGCCCTGCCGCTCAAGCGCGCCGGTGCCCGCGACACCGTGGACGAGGGCGAAGCACTGGGCGGTGCGCGTTATGTCAGCCGGGTGGCCGAAGTGCGCGACGACAATGCGCCGTTCGAGAACCGCTCGCCGGTTGCCCTTGGTTCCCGCGCCTTGCGTTTGATCACCGCCGACGAAGGCTTGAGCGACTATGCCGCACTGGGGCTGGTGCGCATCAAGGAAAAGCGTGCCGACCGCGCGTTGGTCCTGGATGACAGCTATATCGCGCCAGTGCTGGATGTCTCGGCGAGCAAAAGCCTGTCGGCGTTTCGCAGCGAACTGCTGGGCTTGCTGCATCAACGCGGCGAGGCACTGGCCGGGCGCGTGGTGGCCTCGGGGGCGGGAGGCGCTTCGGAGATCGCTGACTTTATGCTGCTGCAGCTGGTCAACCGCGCGCAGCCGCTGGTTGAGCACCTCAGTCAGCTGAGCCCGCTGCACCCGGAGCGGCTGTACAGCGAACTGCTCAGCCTGGCCGGCGAGTTCGCCACCTTCTGTGCCAGCAACCGCCGTCCGGGCGAATTCCCGGTGTACCAGCATGACGACCTGGCGGCGAGCTTCACCCCGGTCATGCAGGCGCTGCGCGAAGCCCTGTCGATGCTGATCGACAGCAAGGCCACGCCGATCCCGATTGTCGAAAAGGCTTATGGCATTCACGTCGCCATGCTCGCCGACCGCAGCCTGCTCGACAACGCCAGCTTCATCCTCGTGGTACGCGCCGATGTGCCGAGCGAAACCCTGCGCGGACGCTTCGCCCAGCAGAGCAAGATCGGTGCGGTCGAGCACATCCGTGACCTGGTCAACCTGCAATTGCCGGGCATCGGCCTGCTGCCGTTGCCAGTGGCGCCACGGCAGATTCCGTTCCATGCCGGCTCCACCTATTACGAACTTGATCGCGGTAGCGAGCACTGGCAGCAACTGCAGAACGCCGGGGGCTTTGCCTTCTACATTGCCGGCGAATTCCCGGGGCTGAACCTGGCCTTCTGGGCCATCCGAGGATAA
- a CDS encoding DotU family type VI secretion system protein: MQPNDPSAPPANDRTQFMPRPGGRGPQAGTPEPAAAPSMPAQPLPAGQALGLNPLESAAGPLLALLTRLRSTIAHPAPASLRAQLLAYLRQFEERAEAAGVARNEVLLARYALCTALDEAVLSTPWGSSSDWGKQSLLITVHNEAWGGEKVFQLLEHCLQSPRERLYLLELLYLCMCLGFEGRYRVMNGGRAQLEALRERTAAAIRSARGEFERELSPHWRGVSVSRDRLSQFMPPWVGLAIALALLLALLFALRFMLAADAEPVFKNIHALGEIPVQAIDRPVTQPKPVERPRLAGFLASDIKAGRVSVEDAVDRSVVTIRGDELFASASTSINESLQPLMLRIADAIGQVKGQVRITGHSDNRPIATLRFPSNWALSQGRAEQVQQILAAKTGQPARFTAQGLSDTEPLAPNNTAEGRAKNRRVEITVLAEGVE, from the coding sequence ATGCAGCCTAACGATCCGTCGGCACCACCGGCCAATGACCGCACCCAGTTCATGCCGCGTCCCGGTGGACGCGGCCCGCAGGCGGGTACGCCGGAGCCGGCGGCTGCACCGTCGATGCCGGCACAGCCGCTGCCTGCTGGCCAGGCGCTGGGCCTCAATCCGCTGGAAAGCGCCGCCGGCCCGTTGTTGGCACTGCTGACCCGCTTGCGCAGCACCATCGCTCATCCGGCCCCGGCCAGCCTGCGTGCGCAGTTGCTGGCGTATCTGCGTCAGTTCGAAGAACGCGCCGAAGCGGCCGGTGTGGCCCGCAACGAAGTGCTGCTGGCCCGCTACGCGCTGTGCACCGCACTCGATGAAGCGGTACTCAGCACGCCTTGGGGCAGCAGCAGTGATTGGGGCAAGCAAAGCCTGCTGATCACTGTGCACAACGAAGCCTGGGGCGGCGAGAAGGTCTTCCAGTTGCTTGAACACTGCCTGCAGAGCCCACGCGAACGCCTGTACCTGCTGGAATTGCTGTACCTGTGCATGTGCCTGGGTTTTGAAGGCCGCTACCGGGTCATGAATGGCGGCCGTGCCCAGCTTGAAGCGCTGCGCGAACGCACGGCGGCCGCCATTCGCAGCGCCCGTGGCGAGTTCGAGCGTGAACTGTCGCCGCACTGGCGCGGGGTCAGCGTCAGCCGTGATCGGCTGTCGCAGTTCATGCCGCCCTGGGTGGGCCTGGCCATTGCCCTGGCGCTGTTGCTGGCTTTGCTGTTTGCCCTGCGCTTCATGCTCGCCGCTGACGCCGAGCCGGTATTCAAGAACATTCATGCCCTGGGCGAGATCCCGGTGCAGGCCATCGACCGCCCGGTGACCCAGCCAAAGCCGGTGGAGCGTCCGCGCCTGGCGGGTTTTCTGGCCAGCGATATCAAGGCCGGGCGGGTCAGTGTCGAAGACGCTGTCGACCGCTCGGTGGTGACCATTCGTGGCGACGAACTGTTTGCCTCGGCCAGCACCAGCATCAACGAAAGCCTGCAGCCGCTGATGCTGCGCATTGCCGACGCCATCGGCCAGGTCAAGGGCCAGGTACGGATCACCGGCCACAGTGACAACCGGCCGATCGCAACATTGCGCTTCCCGTCCAACTGGGCGCTGTCCCAGGGCCGCGCCGAGCAGGTCCAGCAGATTCTGGCCGCCAAGACCGGCCAGCCTGCGCGCTTTACCGCGCAAGGCCTGAGCGACACCGAGCCATTGGCACCGAACAACACGGCCGAAGGCCGGGCAAAGAACCGCCGGGTTGAAATCACTGTATTGGCGGAGGGGGTCGAGTGA